In the Prosthecobacter vanneervenii genome, one interval contains:
- the mrdA gene encoding penicillin-binding protein 2, which yields MVVKYRFRLYLFTLAMLCGFGLLVFRLWSLQIDRREEFAKMIPGAKKERARIPGPRGEIKDRNGVVLATNKASFEVRVNLAEVVAEYKRLVKEKKRPAIPEITFEIVEKGIKRQKPELDIYKVFEETITRRMMEMGVHKDYSVDSLRVHYRSFGGAVPWVYRDDLTFAEFSRIAEHNLGLPGVTVAERASRVYPLKSVACHILGYVRLPDDQRASAEDRKGWDYYVPDDFGGAGVEKSFDNYLRGKPGVRVMQRDQRGRPVGEVDEEYVEPRKGNDVYLTLDARMQIIADKALRDAKIGRGAVAVIEPNSGEVLAMVSVPSFDPNQFIPSIQQSDWDALLGNPTIPLLNRAVKGHVPGSTFKIPISFAGCLAGIQLSHFNCSGSVTYGNKAMQCWIQRQSGGSHGTLGLSDAIKYSCNCFFYRYGNAAGIGNITKVGKILGIGTRTGIELEDENPGILPNPDWLRATHPNERWSDGATANTSIGQGYVLASPLQMASVSATVANGGKAWSPHLLKRVMDHDQVVLDNPPSLRGDLSASVKPEEIEVIRKGMWKVVNDPSGTGKGARITGVEVAGKTGTAQNWRLDEKHIKHDDNHTWFICFAPYKDPKFAVAVLVQNGKSGGGCAAPVARRVLEQCLALENPKFNIAVTPMEPAEGHFNHIAAVQYADAAVPAEALGGDEDGDVGTGVSAPEPDGDDAPRVKTAPNIKPKADSAGSAGASSEQKVPQAVPVRRVGIFNRAGSQENKPSDAAPGGGGLFRRLFR from the coding sequence ATGGTCGTTAAATACCGCTTCAGACTTTACCTTTTCACCCTCGCGATGTTGTGCGGGTTCGGGCTGCTCGTTTTCAGGCTCTGGTCTCTCCAGATTGACCGCCGGGAGGAGTTTGCCAAAATGATTCCTGGGGCCAAGAAAGAGCGCGCTCGTATTCCAGGGCCTCGCGGTGAGATCAAGGATCGCAATGGTGTCGTGCTGGCCACCAACAAGGCCAGCTTTGAAGTGCGTGTTAATCTCGCTGAAGTCGTCGCTGAGTACAAACGCCTCGTCAAAGAGAAGAAGCGGCCAGCCATTCCGGAGATTACTTTTGAGATCGTCGAAAAAGGCATCAAGCGTCAAAAGCCTGAGCTGGACATCTACAAGGTCTTTGAAGAGACCATCACGCGCAGGATGATGGAGATGGGCGTGCACAAGGACTACTCCGTGGATTCCCTGCGTGTGCATTACCGCAGCTTTGGCGGTGCAGTGCCCTGGGTCTATCGGGATGATCTGACCTTTGCGGAGTTCAGCCGCATCGCCGAGCACAACTTGGGGCTGCCTGGTGTCACTGTGGCGGAACGTGCTTCGCGTGTGTACCCGCTCAAGTCTGTCGCTTGTCACATTCTGGGCTATGTACGTCTGCCGGATGATCAGCGTGCCTCCGCAGAAGACCGCAAAGGCTGGGATTATTATGTGCCGGATGACTTTGGCGGTGCAGGTGTGGAGAAGAGCTTTGACAACTACCTGCGTGGCAAGCCAGGTGTCCGTGTGATGCAGCGCGATCAGCGCGGCAGACCTGTGGGCGAAGTGGATGAGGAGTACGTGGAACCGCGCAAGGGCAACGACGTCTATCTCACCCTGGATGCCCGCATGCAGATCATTGCGGACAAAGCCCTTCGAGACGCCAAAATCGGCCGCGGCGCTGTGGCCGTGATCGAGCCCAATTCCGGGGAAGTGCTGGCGATGGTGTCTGTGCCTTCCTTTGACCCGAACCAGTTTATTCCGAGCATTCAGCAGTCGGACTGGGATGCGCTGCTGGGCAATCCTACGATCCCGCTGCTGAATCGAGCGGTGAAGGGACATGTGCCGGGATCGACCTTCAAGATCCCGATTTCATTTGCAGGCTGTTTGGCTGGAATTCAGCTCAGCCACTTCAACTGCAGCGGCAGCGTTACTTATGGCAACAAGGCCATGCAATGCTGGATTCAGCGTCAGAGTGGCGGCTCCCACGGCACACTTGGGCTCAGCGATGCCATCAAGTACTCCTGCAACTGCTTCTTCTACCGTTACGGCAACGCCGCCGGCATCGGCAACATCACCAAAGTGGGCAAGATTTTGGGCATCGGTACCAGGACTGGTATTGAACTGGAAGATGAAAACCCGGGCATTCTTCCCAATCCTGACTGGCTGCGCGCCACACATCCCAATGAGCGTTGGAGTGACGGAGCCACCGCCAATACCTCCATTGGTCAGGGATACGTGCTGGCTTCTCCTCTGCAGATGGCCTCTGTCAGCGCGACAGTGGCAAACGGCGGCAAGGCCTGGAGCCCGCATCTGCTCAAGCGGGTGATGGATCATGACCAGGTGGTGCTGGACAATCCGCCGAGCCTTCGTGGTGACCTTTCCGCCAGTGTGAAGCCCGAGGAGATCGAGGTCATCCGCAAAGGAATGTGGAAGGTGGTTAACGATCCCTCCGGTACCGGTAAAGGGGCGCGCATCACTGGAGTGGAGGTAGCGGGCAAGACCGGTACGGCGCAAAACTGGCGTCTGGATGAAAAACACATCAAGCATGACGACAATCACACCTGGTTCATCTGTTTCGCGCCTTATAAAGATCCCAAGTTTGCCGTGGCCGTGCTGGTGCAGAATGGCAAGTCCGGTGGAGGATGTGCAGCGCCTGTGGCGCGTCGAGTGCTGGAGCAGTGCCTGGCACTGGAAAATCCGAAGTTTAACATCGCCGTGACGCCGATGGAGCCGGCGGAAGGGCATTTCAATCACATAGCAGCCGTCCAATACGCTGATGCTGCGGTGCCCGCTGAGGCACTCGGTGGGGATGAGGACGGAGACGTGGGCACGGGTGTGTCCGCGCCTGAACCGGATGGTGATGACGCGCCGCGTGTGAAAACGGCGCCCAACATCAAGCCGAAGGCCGATTCAGCGGGATCGGCCGGAGCCAGCTCTGAGCAGAAAGTACCACAGGCCGTGCCAGTGCGCAGGGTCGGTATCTTCAACCGGGCAGGCTCCCAGGAAAACAAACCTTCCGATGCTGCTCCTGGCGGCGGCGGATTATTCCGCAGGCTCTTCCGCTGA
- a CDS encoding Rne/Rng family ribonuclease: MALTFVQRIKELLTGKRDIKSGVRLVINCEKLENRVALLDKGVVEEYNIERVGTNSLIGSVFKGRIRNIEQGLKAMFIDIGFDKNAFLHFWDAIPAALDAGLEEINRGGSKKKKRIEAKDIPSLYPVGSEIMVQVTKGPVGNKGPRVTTNISLAGRLLVLMPLNDTCGISRKIEDPKERSRLRKIIEKISLPEGMGIILRTEASGKRARHIVRDLNILLDEWDQIVAKRDGQNAPVCCFQEPDLVERTVRDFLTEDIDEVACDDGATVERMQRMAALISGRAKRRINYYQGQTAIFEHYGIQKQIDNAFYRQVWLPCGGYIVIDQTEALVSIDVNTGRNKGHKDVDKLLLETNLEAAAEVARQLRLRNMGGLIVVDFIDMKHRRDQQAVYKLMMEHLKRDKAKTQVLPISQFGLMEMTRQRLNESLGTTLYEPCPYCKGHGQVKTPLTMSVELQRRLVSVLGRAKEDQKSLIVIVHPEVLNRLKTEDGELLVDLERKYQARLTFRSDPAFHREQITLANATTGEEIRV; this comes from the coding sequence ATGGCATTGACCTTCGTTCAGAGAATCAAAGAACTGCTTACCGGCAAACGCGACATCAAGAGCGGCGTGCGGCTCGTCATCAACTGCGAGAAACTTGAAAACCGTGTGGCGCTCCTCGACAAAGGCGTTGTCGAAGAGTACAACATCGAGCGTGTCGGCACCAACAGCCTTATCGGCAGTGTGTTCAAAGGACGCATCCGCAACATCGAACAAGGGCTCAAAGCCATGTTCATCGACATCGGCTTCGACAAAAACGCCTTCCTGCATTTCTGGGACGCCATTCCTGCCGCGCTGGATGCCGGGCTGGAGGAGATCAACCGTGGTGGCAGCAAAAAAAAGAAGCGCATCGAGGCCAAGGACATTCCCAGCCTGTATCCTGTTGGCTCTGAAATCATGGTGCAGGTGACCAAAGGACCCGTGGGCAACAAAGGCCCACGCGTGACCACCAACATCTCCCTGGCCGGCCGCCTGCTGGTGCTGATGCCGCTGAACGACACCTGCGGCATCTCCCGCAAGATCGAGGACCCCAAAGAGCGCTCCCGTCTGCGTAAGATCATTGAGAAGATCAGTCTGCCGGAAGGCATGGGCATCATCCTGCGCACCGAAGCCTCAGGCAAACGTGCGCGCCATATCGTGCGGGATTTGAACATCCTGCTCGACGAGTGGGACCAGATCGTGGCCAAGCGCGACGGGCAGAACGCCCCGGTCTGCTGCTTCCAGGAGCCTGATCTTGTGGAGCGCACGGTGCGTGATTTCCTGACCGAAGACATCGACGAAGTGGCCTGCGATGACGGAGCCACTGTGGAGCGCATGCAGCGCATGGCCGCGTTGATTTCCGGGCGTGCCAAACGCCGGATCAACTACTATCAGGGCCAGACCGCCATCTTTGAGCACTACGGCATCCAGAAGCAGATCGACAATGCCTTCTACCGCCAGGTATGGCTGCCTTGCGGCGGCTACATCGTCATCGACCAGACGGAGGCACTCGTCTCCATCGACGTTAACACAGGCCGCAACAAAGGGCATAAGGATGTCGACAAGCTGCTGCTCGAAACCAACCTCGAAGCCGCCGCTGAAGTGGCGCGCCAGCTCCGCCTGCGCAACATGGGTGGCCTGATCGTCGTGGACTTCATCGACATGAAGCATCGCCGCGACCAGCAGGCCGTGTACAAGCTCATGATGGAGCATCTCAAGCGTGACAAGGCCAAGACGCAGGTGCTGCCCATCTCGCAGTTCGGCCTTATGGAGATGACACGCCAGCGACTTAATGAGAGCCTGGGCACCACGCTCTATGAACCCTGTCCCTACTGCAAAGGGCACGGTCAGGTCAAAACACCGCTGACCATGAGTGTGGAACTGCAGCGCAGGCTGGTTTCTGTGCTGGGCCGCGCCAAGGAGGATCAGAAGAGTCTCATTGTCATCGTGCATCCCGAGGTGCTCAACCGCCTCAAGACTGAGGACGGCGAACTGCTCGTGGATCTTGAACGCAAATATCAGGCGCGCCTCACTTTCCGCAGCGATCCCGCCTTCCATCGAGAGCAGATCACGCTCGCGAATGCGACGACCGGCGAGGAAATCCGAGTTTAA
- a CDS encoding M15 family metallopeptidase, translating to MRILILLLFSTPFLTAQTLVEIGTPADGMVVSLRYTTADNFFKTAFYPKSARALLRPETAAKLTRVQTELKSMGLGLKIWDAYRPLSVQRAMWKTLPDARYVADPAKGGRHNRGAAVDLTLVNSHGQELTMPTAHDDFSERAGAHFNLVSPAAFKNRAKLQEVMQKHGFALFESEWWHFDDTDWERYTALDVPFEQVETSWQK from the coding sequence ATGAGAATCCTCATCCTGCTGCTATTCAGCACTCCTTTCCTCACGGCTCAAACACTTGTCGAGATCGGCACACCCGCTGACGGCATGGTGGTCAGTCTGCGCTACACAACGGCAGACAACTTCTTCAAAACCGCGTTTTATCCAAAGAGCGCCCGTGCGCTGCTGCGCCCAGAAACAGCCGCGAAGCTGACCAGAGTACAGACAGAACTCAAGTCTATGGGACTGGGCCTGAAAATCTGGGACGCCTACCGGCCGCTGTCTGTACAGCGTGCGATGTGGAAAACGCTGCCAGATGCTCGATACGTCGCAGATCCCGCCAAAGGCGGACGCCATAACCGTGGCGCAGCGGTGGACCTGACACTCGTCAATTCACATGGCCAGGAACTGACCATGCCAACGGCTCATGACGACTTTTCTGAAAGAGCAGGAGCACACTTCAATCTCGTTTCACCTGCCGCTTTCAAAAACCGCGCCAAACTGCAGGAAGTAATGCAGAAGCACGGCTTCGCCCTGTTTGAGAGCGAATGGTGGCACTTTGACGATACAGACTGGGAGCGCTACACCGCCTTGGATGTTCCCTTCGAGCAGGTGGAGACCAGCTGGCAAAAATAG
- a CDS encoding tetratricopeptide repeat protein, with the protein MNRRFSVLTLMAALALTAPVSHAQSIDTGSDVAEQYFRGFVLNNEAAKLEASGDIPLAQSKFKQAGEIMDSIARNYPTWQPEMRAARQQKIQDALMRLQSRAATAAQTPAPAPAPAAVPTPAVSTPVAAAAPTAAIPTPGVLAQPAAAAPAPTTGALPSLSEMLGQWELMYKQRVLELETKANQQQLDLGKWQNWYQWASGEITTAREQNDALGKKAAAMEQTILAMGKDVEEGRAAQDKMGKLMEEKMAVELEMRKNGQRLQAAEAASKEASQKLAEASTKMADIEQERSKILKEREQIVKDRDTAMAQRDDAVKQKDAAVKERDAASARSLGLQAEVDDLKKKTVSSEMKRLLAENDRLKKELTDAQKQVETLKADVGRKDKEIADLRGQLTGLQGQMAELRKESATYQTQVAELTKQLKELQAGGMEGKMAATPELTQENELLRGIIMRQLRAQHRQQAAKDLMIAELQKMENASKDLIKQVEEMKEARMILTPDEEKLFTDPVARELLGAKGVQATLVASASPDSDKKMAQPEPTSVEKLINQANESYMNKDFGTAAKLYQDALRAEPKNVTALIGLGITRQRENKHAEAEVALQKALAYDPSNEPASFALGVTYFKQERWKDAMTYFEKSLAKRPDNASGRHYLGIIATKLSLIERAEREFKTALAIDPSYGEAHFNLAVLYITWDPPQWDKARAEYDEAIKKGVRPDANLEKLLQGGKVSQR; encoded by the coding sequence ATGAATCGTCGTTTTTCCGTCCTCACCCTCATGGCGGCGCTTGCCCTTACCGCTCCGGTGTCACATGCCCAGTCCATCGATACGGGCAGTGACGTGGCGGAGCAGTACTTCCGCGGCTTCGTTCTCAACAATGAGGCTGCCAAACTGGAGGCCTCAGGAGACATCCCGCTGGCACAAAGCAAGTTCAAGCAGGCTGGCGAGATCATGGACAGCATCGCGCGGAACTACCCCACCTGGCAGCCAGAGATGCGTGCTGCGCGCCAGCAGAAGATTCAGGATGCACTCATGCGCCTCCAGTCTCGCGCAGCCACCGCAGCCCAGACACCTGCGCCAGCTCCAGCGCCAGCCGCCGTTCCCACCCCGGCAGTTTCAACACCGGTGGCAGCGGCAGCCCCGACGGCAGCCATCCCCACTCCAGGGGTGCTGGCACAGCCTGCGGCAGCCGCTCCCGCCCCTACTACTGGAGCCCTCCCGAGCCTCAGCGAGATGCTCGGCCAGTGGGAGCTCATGTATAAGCAGCGCGTGCTGGAACTTGAAACAAAAGCCAATCAGCAGCAGCTGGACCTCGGTAAATGGCAGAACTGGTACCAGTGGGCCTCGGGAGAGATCACCACCGCACGCGAACAGAACGATGCACTGGGTAAGAAGGCCGCCGCCATGGAGCAGACCATCCTCGCCATGGGCAAGGACGTGGAGGAAGGCCGCGCTGCTCAGGACAAGATGGGCAAGCTGATGGAGGAAAAAATGGCCGTGGAACTGGAAATGCGCAAAAACGGCCAGCGCCTGCAAGCTGCCGAGGCCGCCTCCAAAGAGGCCTCACAAAAACTGGCTGAAGCCTCCACCAAGATGGCTGACATCGAGCAGGAGCGCTCCAAAATCCTCAAGGAGCGCGAGCAGATCGTGAAGGACCGTGACACCGCGATGGCCCAAAGGGACGATGCGGTGAAGCAGAAGGATGCTGCCGTGAAAGAACGGGATGCCGCCAGTGCACGCAGCCTGGGCCTGCAAGCCGAGGTGGATGACCTCAAGAAGAAAACCGTCAGCTCTGAAATGAAGCGACTGCTGGCCGAGAATGATCGCCTGAAAAAAGAGCTCACAGATGCGCAAAAGCAGGTGGAAACTCTCAAGGCAGATGTGGGCCGCAAAGACAAGGAAATCGCTGATCTGCGCGGACAGCTCACCGGTCTGCAGGGACAGATGGCAGAATTGCGCAAGGAAAGCGCCACCTACCAGACTCAGGTGGCCGAGCTGACCAAGCAGCTCAAGGAACTGCAAGCGGGTGGCATGGAGGGCAAGATGGCCGCCACTCCTGAGCTCACCCAGGAGAATGAACTGCTGCGCGGCATCATCATGCGCCAGCTCCGTGCTCAGCATCGCCAGCAGGCGGCCAAGGATCTCATGATCGCCGAGCTCCAGAAGATGGAGAACGCCTCCAAAGACCTCATCAAGCAGGTCGAGGAGATGAAGGAAGCACGCATGATCCTCACTCCTGATGAAGAGAAGCTTTTCACAGATCCCGTCGCACGTGAACTCCTCGGTGCAAAGGGCGTTCAGGCCACCTTGGTTGCCAGCGCCTCGCCGGACAGCGACAAAAAAATGGCCCAGCCGGAACCGACCTCAGTCGAAAAGCTCATCAATCAAGCCAATGAGTCCTACATGAACAAGGATTTCGGCACTGCCGCCAAGCTCTACCAGGATGCCCTGCGCGCTGAGCCGAAGAACGTCACCGCTCTTATCGGCCTTGGCATCACTCGCCAGCGCGAAAACAAGCACGCTGAGGCGGAAGTGGCTCTGCAAAAGGCACTAGCCTATGATCCGAGCAACGAGCCAGCCTCATTCGCTCTGGGCGTCACCTACTTCAAGCAGGAGCGCTGGAAGGATGCGATGACCTATTTTGAAAAGAGTCTGGCCAAGCGCCCGGACAATGCCAGCGGCAGGCACTACCTGGGCATCATCGCCACCAAGCTGAGCCTCATCGAGCGTGCCGAGCGTGAATTCAAAACAGCGCTGGCCATCGACCCTAGTTATGGCGAAGCCCACTTCAATCTGGCCGTGCTCTACATCACCTGGGATCCGCCGCAGTGGGACAAGGCGCGCGCTGAATACGATGAGGCCATCAAGAAAGGCGTCCGCCCTGATGCCAATCTGGAAAAGCTTCTCCAAGGCGGCAAAGTTTCCCAGCGCTAA
- a CDS encoding class I SAM-dependent methyltransferase, with product MNPLFQSQKLPLQTANTIEEDMSKLKSLLHDSLSPHLPAGQKDMRILNLACGRCDEAETLIQVGSDLTQGGAVEMIGADIRIREIRQARETHRNLPAQFLIEDATKIDQHKELGDDFNMVFLRHQNFWHGQELWKKIFDQGIAKLRPDGMLVITSYFDVEHRLALRALESLGMEVVSNKRNKESRSLKDAPGKSVDRWVAVLRQRQA from the coding sequence ATGAATCCACTTTTTCAGTCCCAAAAGCTCCCTTTGCAGACGGCAAACACCATTGAGGAAGACATGTCGAAGCTGAAATCGCTTCTACACGATTCGCTGTCCCCGCATCTGCCTGCCGGACAGAAGGACATGCGCATTCTCAACCTTGCCTGCGGACGTTGTGATGAGGCGGAGACTTTGATCCAGGTGGGCTCAGATTTGACCCAAGGCGGTGCCGTGGAAATGATCGGCGCAGACATCCGCATCCGGGAAATCCGGCAGGCGCGTGAAACTCACCGCAATCTGCCTGCGCAGTTTTTGATCGAAGACGCCACCAAGATCGACCAGCACAAGGAACTAGGAGATGACTTCAACATGGTGTTTCTACGCCATCAGAACTTCTGGCACGGGCAGGAGCTGTGGAAGAAGATTTTTGACCAGGGCATCGCCAAACTCCGCCCGGACGGCATGCTGGTCATCACGAGCTATTTTGACGTCGAGCACCGGCTGGCCCTCCGTGCCTTGGAGTCGCTTGGCATGGAGGTCGTCAGCAACAAGCGCAACAAGGAAAGCCGGTCCCTGAAGGACGCACCAGGCAAATCGGTGGACCGCTGGGTGGCCGTTTTGCGGCAGCGGCAGGCCTGA
- the trpB gene encoding tryptophan synthase subunit beta has product MTAASNLLLPVMPDTHGHFGQYGGMFVPETLMSALSELTDHYEKAKADPAFQKELDRLLHEYVGRPTPLYFAERWTEKLGGAKVYLKREDLLHTGAHKINNALGQILLAQRLGKKRIIAETGAGQHGVATATVCARFGFECVIYMGKVDMERQALNVARMRFLGAKVVAVTAGQATLKEAVNEAMRDWVTNVRTTHYILGSALGSHPFPMMVRDFHRVIGVEARRQILEREERLPDLLVACVGGGSNSIGLFHPFLNDKDVRMTGVEAGGDGIIPERHAARFQGGRLGVLQGTKTWLLANADGQIELTHSVSAGLDYAAIGPEHAWLHEQGRVTYNYATDQEALAAFQELSQVEGIIPALESSHAIAEVRKVAPTMRKDQIILANLSGRGDKDVAQAARMIFGEELKF; this is encoded by the coding sequence ATGACCGCCGCCTCCAATCTCCTCCTCCCCGTGATGCCAGACACCCATGGCCACTTTGGCCAGTATGGCGGCATGTTTGTGCCGGAGACACTCATGTCTGCGCTGTCAGAGCTGACGGACCATTACGAGAAAGCCAAGGCTGATCCCGCATTTCAGAAAGAGCTGGACCGGCTGTTGCACGAGTACGTCGGGCGCCCCACACCGCTTTATTTTGCCGAGCGCTGGACTGAAAAGCTTGGAGGGGCCAAGGTTTACCTCAAGCGTGAGGACCTGCTTCACACGGGCGCCCACAAGATCAACAACGCCCTCGGGCAGATCCTGCTCGCCCAGCGCCTGGGAAAAAAACGCATCATAGCCGAAACTGGAGCAGGACAGCACGGCGTAGCCACCGCCACAGTATGCGCACGCTTCGGCTTTGAATGCGTCATCTATATGGGCAAGGTGGACATGGAGCGTCAGGCGCTGAACGTCGCCCGCATGCGCTTTCTGGGTGCCAAGGTCGTTGCCGTCACAGCCGGTCAGGCCACACTTAAGGAGGCCGTGAACGAGGCCATGCGCGACTGGGTCACCAATGTTCGTACCACCCACTACATCCTGGGTTCAGCACTCGGTTCCCACCCCTTCCCCATGATGGTTCGCGACTTTCATCGCGTTATCGGCGTGGAAGCACGCCGCCAGATTTTGGAACGCGAAGAGCGCCTGCCAGACCTGCTCGTGGCATGCGTGGGCGGGGGCAGCAACAGCATCGGCCTTTTCCATCCCTTCCTGAATGACAAGGACGTGCGTATGACCGGCGTCGAAGCTGGTGGAGACGGCATCATTCCTGAGCGCCACGCCGCGCGCTTCCAAGGTGGCCGCCTCGGTGTCCTCCAGGGCACCAAGACCTGGCTGCTGGCCAATGCTGACGGCCAGATCGAGCTCACCCACAGTGTGAGCGCCGGCCTCGACTACGCCGCCATCGGTCCGGAGCATGCCTGGCTGCATGAGCAAGGTCGCGTCACCTACAACTACGCCACAGATCAGGAAGCACTCGCGGCTTTTCAGGAACTCAGCCAGGTCGAGGGCATCATCCCCGCACTCGAAAGCAGCCACGCCATCGCCGAAGTACGTAAAGTGGCACCCACGATGCGCAAAGACCAGATCATCCTCGCCAACCTCTCGGGCCGTGGCGACAAAGACGTGGCCCAAGCCGCACGCATGATATTCGGCGAGGAGCTGAAGTTCTGA